The following are encoded in a window of Candidatus Microthrix parvicella Bio17-1 genomic DNA:
- a CDS encoding nucleotidyl transferase AbiEii/AbiGii toxin family protein: protein MAAGTLTEALVRLHGAGRADTYGAALLDVAQDHLLWLLAELGHFDDGTLVFKGGTALRKCRLGSGGRFSTDLDFVAPDDDTVLEVCESIDGASVAGFQYSLQSTRGDGRHWTMQVRHPQLGQPDVATSVEFARRPLILRPERIGFVHLSIHRVYEIALPELPVIAEAEACAEKLARYRRVALGRDVYDLAQFASGAMDEALVRRLWVLKVWGDVVDDGRGDKPADPADILEPRSEGDFAPDSIGKLTQPVDLRRWERVVRERFEFLVALDEDERRWAACDPCHRHEIEAAISAS, encoded by the coding sequence ATGGCCGCTGGCACGCTGACCGAAGCGCTAGTTCGACTACATGGAGCGGGCCGCGCCGACACCTACGGTGCGGCGCTACTCGACGTCGCGCAGGATCATCTGCTGTGGTTACTGGCCGAGCTCGGTCACTTCGATGACGGCACCTTGGTGTTCAAGGGCGGAACTGCGCTCCGGAAGTGCCGACTTGGCAGTGGGGGACGATTCTCCACGGATCTCGACTTCGTCGCCCCTGATGACGACACCGTTCTGGAGGTGTGCGAGTCCATCGATGGTGCGAGCGTCGCCGGGTTTCAGTATTCGCTCCAGTCCACTCGCGGCGACGGGCGGCACTGGACCATGCAGGTCCGACATCCTCAGCTCGGCCAGCCCGATGTCGCCACATCGGTGGAGTTCGCGCGGCGGCCCCTGATTCTGCGGCCCGAGCGCATCGGCTTCGTTCATCTGTCTATACACCGGGTGTACGAGATCGCCCTACCGGAGCTTCCCGTGATAGCCGAGGCGGAGGCGTGCGCGGAGAAGCTCGCTCGCTACCGGCGCGTAGCGCTTGGCCGCGACGTCTATGACCTCGCTCAATTCGCTTCCGGAGCGATGGACGAAGCTCTCGTGCGACGGCTGTGGGTACTCAAGGTGTGGGGTGACGTTGTCGACGATGGCCGCGGCGACAAACCGGCCGACCCAGCGGACATTCTCGAACCCAGATCCGAAGGCGACTTCGCTCCCGACTCGATCGGCAAGCTGACCCAACCGGTGGACCTCAGACGCTGGGAGAGAGTCGTCCGAGAACGATTCGAGTTCCTCGTAGCCCTCGACGAAGATGAACGTCGCTGGGCCGCCTGCGACCCTTGCCATCGCCACGAGATCGAGGCTGCCATCAGCGCCAGCTGA
- a CDS encoding YhjD/YihY/BrkB family envelope integrity protein, translating to MSAAPQDQSEQSGSRIAALQATAKTQIAVANRWASRLRERSSLVDAVFVIYERDRVAAGSVLGSAIAFRLFLFFVPTVVFFVGLLGALSGHIDSETVTSTASISGALATQVRAALSQSSKAAYLTLATGLFLMLMAGRTLANALVASSSLVWLTGGKVTAKAKVMAISIGLITSLMLMGLVMNRIRSQFGIAAAGMSVSLSAALYVVVFVVLMAALPRRTLDPAAMVPGAIFASLVVHGMQAFSQFYLPGRLSEASQLYGGMGVAVVTLSWLFIFGRALAFSFAINAALFDRFGSLSQALFALPVLRSARRRSAWVRHHFSLDVDGRSVESHEPSASEIDDPLLTSIETLSQVESPDPGRPTRI from the coding sequence GTGTCTGCCGCTCCCCAAGATCAGAGTGAACAAAGCGGCAGCCGCATCGCAGCCCTGCAGGCGACCGCCAAGACCCAAATCGCCGTTGCCAACAGATGGGCGAGCAGACTCCGCGAACGGTCCTCGCTCGTCGATGCGGTATTCGTCATCTACGAACGTGACCGTGTCGCTGCGGGTTCCGTCCTCGGCAGCGCCATCGCCTTTCGGCTCTTTCTCTTCTTCGTGCCCACCGTCGTGTTCTTCGTCGGCCTTCTGGGTGCGTTGTCCGGCCACATCGATTCCGAGACCGTGACCAGCACCGCCAGCATCAGCGGCGCGCTCGCCACCCAGGTGCGCGCTGCGCTGAGCCAGTCGTCAAAGGCGGCATATCTGACCCTGGCCACCGGCTTGTTCCTGATGCTCATGGCCGGTCGGACACTTGCCAACGCGCTCGTCGCGTCGAGCAGCCTCGTCTGGCTCACCGGCGGAAAGGTCACGGCCAAGGCGAAAGTCATGGCGATCAGCATCGGCCTGATCACCAGCTTGATGCTCATGGGATTGGTGATGAATCGGATCCGCAGCCAATTCGGCATCGCAGCTGCCGGGATGTCGGTCAGCCTGAGCGCAGCACTGTACGTGGTCGTGTTCGTTGTCCTCATGGCCGCTCTCCCACGCCGGACCCTCGACCCCGCCGCCATGGTGCCCGGAGCGATTTTTGCGAGTCTCGTGGTACACGGCATGCAGGCCTTCTCTCAATTTTACCTTCCGGGTCGGCTCTCCGAAGCCTCACAGCTCTATGGCGGCATGGGCGTAGCGGTGGTCACCCTCAGCTGGCTCTTCATCTTCGGACGAGCCCTCGCCTTCTCATTCGCCATCAACGCCGCGCTGTTCGATCGCTTCGGAAGCCTGTCGCAGGCGTTGTTTGCGCTACCCGTGCTTCGATCTGCGCGTCGACGATCCGCCTGGGTGCGGCACCACTTCAGCCTGGACGTCGATGGCCGATCGGTGGAGTCTCACGAGCCAAGTGCGAGCGAGATCGACGACCCTCTGCTCACCAGCATCGAGACGCTAAGCCAGGTTGAGAGCCCAGACCCTGGCCGCCCAACAAGAATCTGA
- a CDS encoding type II toxin-antitoxin system PemK/MazF family toxin, producing MLRGDVYRFLVPKGTGLEQRGNRYGVLIQANELLPRSVVLMAPTSLSARPASYRPEVEVRGERTRVLVEQMAAVDVARLGELEGHLGPEELWGVDEAIATVVGLRGSTS from the coding sequence GTGCTCCGCGGTGATGTGTACCGGTTCTTGGTGCCCAAGGGCACCGGGCTCGAACAACGAGGCAACCGCTACGGCGTCCTGATTCAAGCGAACGAGCTTTTGCCTCGGTCGGTTGTTCTCATGGCTCCGACGTCGCTGAGTGCCCGCCCGGCCTCCTACCGGCCCGAGGTCGAGGTGCGCGGCGAGCGAACACGAGTGCTGGTCGAGCAGATGGCGGCCGTCGATGTCGCTCGACTCGGCGAGCTCGAGGGCCACTTGGGCCCGGAGGAGCTCTGGGGTGTGGACGAGGCAATCGCGACGGTTGTTGGGCTGCGTGGTTCCACTTCCTGA
- a CDS encoding class I SAM-dependent methyltransferase, translating into MRKPSLHQLGESAKHFIVKHLPAGSTDRLRTIRAVVPERVRSIDAQAPRPAGAVDAKRLARELSVEELADTADAYYLNNMEAKDHWLAKPFWNVADATDTMMVLGQLLAGLNLSPGMRVLDFGAGSGWMSRMLTQLGCEVVVCDVSPTALELARELYDQYRVLGDKPTPEFLLFDGATFDLPDADIDRVICFGALHHTINPQEVISELGRVLRPGGRAAFAEPGANHSIDPKSQYEMKNYTVIENDILMRSIERWAAQAGFKPPQLAVFSTTPFHLSIDDYERLLAGRAPGYRHLYSNREFLKRRRIFMLHKHGDEMADSRSVDSLKATIKVSPTTKSLPDNEPLRVSYTLTNTGSGRWLPSSAPVGPVQLGVHLYDLDRTLHDLDHHRIDLGPNGVMPGDTIEGTALIPNPGPGSWRLQFDLVSDRVSWFEMAGSTPVWVGLSVEGASTKP; encoded by the coding sequence ATGAGAAAACCAAGCCTTCATCAGCTCGGCGAGTCGGCCAAACACTTCATCGTCAAGCACCTGCCGGCAGGATCGACCGACCGGCTACGGACCATTCGGGCGGTGGTCCCTGAACGCGTCAGGTCGATCGATGCGCAGGCCCCGCGACCTGCCGGCGCGGTGGATGCCAAGCGACTCGCCCGCGAGCTCTCAGTCGAGGAGCTGGCCGACACGGCAGACGCGTATTACCTGAACAACATGGAGGCCAAGGACCACTGGCTGGCCAAACCGTTCTGGAACGTGGCCGATGCCACCGACACGATGATGGTCCTTGGCCAACTCCTCGCAGGACTCAACCTTTCCCCCGGCATGAGGGTGCTCGACTTCGGCGCAGGTAGCGGCTGGATGTCGCGGATGCTGACACAGCTGGGATGTGAGGTGGTGGTCTGCGACGTCTCACCGACAGCGCTCGAGCTCGCTCGTGAGCTCTACGACCAATATCGCGTTCTGGGCGACAAACCAACGCCCGAGTTTCTTCTCTTCGATGGGGCGACCTTCGACCTCCCCGATGCCGACATTGACAGAGTCATCTGCTTCGGCGCCCTGCACCACACCATCAACCCGCAGGAGGTCATCTCCGAGCTTGGACGGGTGCTTCGACCTGGCGGACGGGCGGCGTTTGCCGAACCCGGGGCGAATCACTCCATCGACCCCAAGTCCCAGTACGAGATGAAGAACTACACCGTCATCGAGAACGACATCCTCATGCGCAGCATTGAGCGATGGGCGGCTCAGGCCGGCTTCAAGCCACCACAATTGGCGGTGTTCTCGACCACACCGTTCCACCTCAGCATCGACGACTACGAACGGCTGCTGGCCGGGCGAGCACCCGGATATCGGCACCTCTATTCCAACCGCGAGTTTCTGAAGCGGCGCCGAATATTCATGCTCCACAAACACGGCGACGAGATGGCCGATAGTCGATCGGTCGACTCGCTGAAGGCGACAATCAAGGTGAGCCCGACAACGAAATCGCTCCCAGACAACGAGCCATTGCGCGTGTCGTACACCCTGACAAACACCGGGTCCGGCCGATGGCTCCCGTCGTCGGCGCCGGTCGGCCCGGTGCAGCTCGGCGTCCACCTCTACGACCTTGACCGGACGCTGCATGACCTGGACCATCACCGGATCGACCTCGGACCCAACGGCGTGATGCCCGGTGACACCATCGAGGGTACCGCTCTGATTCCAAATCCCGGTCCGGGCTCCTGGCGGCTTCAGTTCGACTTGGTTTCAGACCGTGTCAGTTGGTTTGAAATGGCCGGATCGACCCCGGTGTGGGTTGGGCTTTCAGTTGAAGGCGCCAGCACAAAACCATGA
- a CDS encoding helix-turn-helix domain-containing protein has translation MTEILTRDADKLHQALAKVGDEVRLSVSRETAEWMARLVDAKVSGHDVVLTNSLGDVTPTQAGQLLGMSRPQVRKLMDDGKLAFRKVGTHHRIPVVSIRTFLAAERERRAPVLAELARLQNDAGLVE, from the coding sequence ATGACCGAAATCTTGACTCGAGATGCTGACAAATTGCACCAAGCGCTGGCGAAAGTCGGCGACGAGGTCCGCCTGTCTGTCTCGCGGGAGACCGCCGAGTGGATGGCACGGCTCGTCGATGCCAAGGTCAGCGGCCACGACGTTGTGCTCACGAACAGTCTTGGGGATGTCACGCCGACCCAGGCTGGTCAGTTGCTGGGCATGTCCCGGCCCCAGGTCCGCAAGCTCATGGACGACGGCAAGCTTGCCTTTCGCAAGGTGGGTACTCACCACCGGATCCCCGTTGTCTCGATTCGGACGTTCCTAGCGGCTGAGCGCGAGCGGCGAGCGCCTGTCCTCGCTGAGCTGGCCAGGCTCCAGAACGATGCGGGACTCGTGGAGTGA
- a CDS encoding isopenicillin N synthase family dioxygenase: MTDEILDVDLLAFESGDDAVRRAVVDGVMRSLETGFVYTTHDMGEGFLDEAYGYLAEFFGRDADEKDRFRAPGSMGQTGYTGLLVETAAVSDTPDWKEMLNWGETVPEGHPLRRRYPHRYADLVLPEAAVPGITDVLMEFHRRMADLQRRFLRIIALGLGAAEGFFDELVRDGATLTRAIHYPAMDLAPGVNHLWAGEHADINLITALPRATSKGLQVQVDDRWVDAVPPDGHAIINTGIMLERLSNGYIPVGWHRVAADPEAPGERYSVVQFCHPTPWTILAPIEACITTDNPQRYTGIEAGDLLDQVLWQINLVEDGRRVS, encoded by the coding sequence ATGACCGACGAGATTCTCGACGTTGACCTGCTGGCCTTCGAGTCGGGCGACGATGCGGTGCGGCGTGCCGTGGTCGATGGCGTCATGCGATCGCTGGAGACCGGGTTCGTCTACACCACCCACGACATGGGCGAGGGCTTCCTCGACGAGGCCTACGGCTACCTTGCCGAGTTCTTCGGCCGCGACGCCGACGAGAAGGACCGGTTCCGTGCTCCGGGGTCGATGGGGCAGACCGGCTACACCGGCCTGCTGGTGGAGACCGCGGCCGTCAGCGACACGCCGGACTGGAAGGAGATGTTGAACTGGGGCGAGACCGTGCCCGAGGGCCATCCCCTGCGTCGCCGCTATCCGCATCGCTACGCCGACCTGGTGTTGCCCGAGGCTGCGGTGCCCGGCATCACGGACGTGCTCATGGAGTTCCATCGGCGCATGGCCGATCTGCAGCGTCGGTTCCTGCGGATCATCGCCCTGGGGCTCGGCGCCGCCGAGGGGTTCTTCGACGAACTGGTGCGAGACGGTGCGACGCTCACCCGGGCCATCCATTACCCGGCGATGGACCTGGCGCCCGGCGTCAACCACCTGTGGGCGGGCGAGCACGCCGACATCAACCTGATCACGGCACTACCCCGGGCCACCTCGAAGGGGTTGCAGGTGCAGGTGGACGATCGGTGGGTCGATGCGGTGCCGCCGGACGGCCACGCCATCATCAACACCGGCATCATGTTGGAGCGGCTGTCCAACGGGTATATCCCGGTTGGCTGGCACCGCGTGGCCGCCGACCCCGAGGCGCCCGGGGAGCGCTACTCGGTGGTGCAGTTCTGCCACCCGACGCCCTGGACCATCCTGGCGCCCATCGAGGCTTGCATCACCACGGACAACCCGCAGCGCTACACCGGCATCGAGGCGGGTGATCTGCTCGACCAGGTGTTGTGGCAGATAAACCTGGTCGAAGATGGCCGCCGAGTGTCGTAG
- a CDS encoding S1C family serine protease → MSTTTTTESASNDPTSTNSPSKAQSDSVLDALEHATRAASSVLDSIVGIGRRSRGSGVIVAPNRVLTSAHNLRDRTTQVNFPDGTQGALLGVDPAGDLAVLEVDTGDRPAVTWSAEPAELGQIVFAASASQQGARLTWGTVSATDRTFRGPHRRPITGAIEHTAPLPRGASGGVVVDRTGAVLGINTHRLGDGFYLARPATTDLRSIVDRLSEGVDVRPRTLGISIAPPKAARHLRASVGLPERDGILIRDVDDGSPADAAGLKRGDLIVAVGDGEITQIPELYAALELVADGDTLTLGIVRATDELTVTVRFEATASESPEG, encoded by the coding sequence ATGAGCACCACCACGACCACCGAATCCGCATCCAACGACCCCACATCCACCAACAGCCCATCCAAGGCCCAGAGCGACTCGGTGCTGGATGCGCTGGAGCACGCCACCCGAGCCGCCTCCTCCGTGCTCGACTCGATCGTGGGCATCGGCCGCCGAAGCCGGGGCTCGGGGGTGATCGTTGCACCCAACCGGGTGTTGACCTCGGCCCACAACCTGCGCGACCGCACCACCCAGGTGAACTTCCCCGACGGCACCCAGGGCGCGCTGCTGGGCGTCGACCCGGCCGGTGACCTGGCGGTACTGGAAGTGGACACCGGCGATCGCCCCGCAGTCACCTGGTCGGCCGAGCCCGCTGAATTGGGCCAGATCGTGTTCGCCGCTTCGGCCTCCCAGCAGGGCGCCCGGCTGACGTGGGGCACGGTGTCGGCGACCGACCGCACGTTCCGCGGCCCGCACCGCCGACCCATCACCGGCGCCATCGAGCACACCGCACCCCTGCCCCGGGGCGCTTCCGGCGGGGTCGTGGTCGACCGCACCGGCGCCGTGCTCGGCATCAATACACACCGCCTCGGCGACGGCTTCTACCTGGCCCGCCCCGCCACGACGGATCTCCGCTCCATCGTGGATCGCCTGTCGGAGGGCGTGGACGTCCGGCCGCGCACGCTGGGCATCAGCATCGCCCCGCCCAAGGCCGCCCGCCACCTGCGAGCCTCGGTTGGCCTGCCCGAGCGCGACGGCATCCTGATCCGCGACGTGGACGACGGCTCGCCGGCCGACGCTGCCGGTTTGAAGCGTGGCGACCTGATCGTCGCTGTCGGCGACGGCGAGATCACCCAGATCCCCGAGCTGTACGCGGCACTTGAGCTGGTCGCCGACGGCGACACCCTGACCCTGGGCATCGTGCGAGCAACCGACGAGCTCACCGTCACCGTGCGCTTCGAGGCAACCGCGAGCGAGTCGCCCGAGGGCTGA
- a CDS encoding addiction module antidote protein yields the protein MVEVIRTHDFDVANYLVDLDDIAGYLELAIEESDDDPFAVPRALGVIARTQNMSALACRVGMSRDGLYKALSADGNPTWTTILKVTTALGLRFELHPVA from the coding sequence GTGGTCGAGGTCATCAGGACGCACGACTTCGACGTGGCCAACTATCTCGTCGATTTGGACGACATCGCCGGTTACCTCGAGCTTGCGATCGAGGAGTCGGACGATGATCCCTTCGCGGTCCCGCGTGCTCTGGGGGTAATCGCGCGCACGCAGAACATGAGCGCGTTGGCGTGCCGTGTCGGGATGAGTCGCGACGGGCTCTACAAGGCGCTGTCGGCTGACGGTAATCCCACGTGGACCACGATTCTCAAAGTGACGACCGCTCTCGGGCTCCGCTTCGAGCTGCATCCCGTCGCATGA
- a CDS encoding amidase translates to MPDNPADKPDTGPVWMGTDDALGDHDAVGVADLIASGEISAAEAVDAAIERAERAEPLIAAFATTDFDRARRRAGGPVEGRFGGLPTAIKDQTAVAGLPLGFGSQTLADAEPSATSSPITEIFEAVGTISLGTTTLPEFGLTSSSDFHHGPPTHNPWNRDHIAGGSSSGAAALVAAGVLPLAHGGDGGGSIRIPAAACGLVGLKPSRGRLPHENDVAPLPVKISAYGVLSRSVADQCAFLAAAEQHFPQPALTPVGLVDRPLDRPLRIGVLTTSPVNRTPSPSVTAAVNETASLLEHLGHHVTYIDESDEATTQAFGDDFVLYWAFLAGALAIGGKKLINPAFDSSKLTSFTRGLAGHARRNIHLIPGAIRRLKAAPELYHQQFGACDVVLSPTVSDPAPTLAHLGKDLDYQTHMDRLMRWAAYTPLHNVVGAPGIHLPVGLDADLTLPVGVHFAARVGQERLLLELALQVEQASSFPKLSDFV, encoded by the coding sequence ATGCCTGACAACCCCGCAGACAAGCCGGACACCGGCCCCGTTTGGATGGGTACAGATGACGCCCTCGGCGATCACGACGCCGTTGGGGTTGCCGACCTGATTGCGTCAGGCGAGATCTCCGCTGCAGAAGCGGTCGACGCGGCCATCGAGCGCGCCGAGCGGGCGGAGCCGCTGATCGCAGCCTTCGCTACGACCGACTTCGACCGCGCCCGCCGGCGGGCGGGTGGTCCCGTCGAGGGCCGGTTCGGCGGTTTGCCCACCGCCATCAAAGACCAAACAGCGGTGGCCGGGCTGCCCCTTGGATTCGGCTCCCAAACACTCGCCGACGCAGAACCCTCCGCCACATCGTCGCCGATCACCGAAATCTTCGAAGCGGTGGGCACCATCAGCCTCGGCACCACCACCTTGCCGGAGTTCGGCCTCACCTCGTCGTCGGATTTCCACCACGGGCCACCGACTCACAACCCGTGGAACCGTGACCACATCGCCGGCGGCTCCTCAAGCGGGGCTGCCGCCTTGGTCGCCGCCGGAGTGCTACCCCTGGCGCACGGAGGCGACGGTGGCGGCTCGATCCGTATTCCTGCCGCCGCATGCGGGCTGGTCGGCCTCAAGCCGAGTCGGGGCCGACTTCCCCACGAGAACGATGTCGCTCCGCTGCCCGTGAAGATCTCCGCCTACGGCGTGCTCTCCCGCAGCGTTGCCGATCAGTGTGCATTTCTGGCGGCCGCGGAACAGCACTTCCCCCAGCCTGCCCTGACGCCGGTCGGCCTCGTCGACCGCCCACTCGACCGGCCCCTGCGCATCGGCGTGTTAACCACCAGCCCGGTCAACCGAACCCCCTCACCGTCGGTGACCGCTGCGGTCAACGAGACCGCCTCGCTGCTGGAGCATCTTGGCCACCACGTGACCTACATCGACGAGTCAGACGAGGCGACCACCCAGGCGTTTGGTGACGACTTCGTGCTGTACTGGGCCTTCCTCGCCGGAGCCCTCGCCATTGGGGGAAAGAAGCTGATCAACCCGGCCTTCGACTCGTCAAAACTCACGTCGTTCACCCGGGGACTCGCAGGCCACGCCCGCCGAAACATCCATCTGATTCCTGGCGCGATCCGGCGGCTCAAGGCGGCGCCGGAGCTCTACCACCAGCAATTTGGAGCATGTGACGTGGTGCTCTCCCCAACCGTGTCAGACCCGGCACCAACCCTGGCCCACCTCGGCAAGGACCTCGACTACCAGACCCACATGGACCGCCTGATGCGGTGGGCCGCCTATACCCCGCTCCACAACGTCGTCGGTGCACCCGGCATCCACCTTCCTGTGGGGCTCGACGCCGACCTCACCTTGCCGGTCGGGGTCCATTTCGCCGCCCGGGTCGGGCAGGAACGACTGCTGTTGGAACTCGCACTCCAGGTTGAACAGGCCAGCAGCTTCCCGAAGCTCTCCGACTTCGTCTGA
- a CDS encoding VOC family protein: MTKPHLQPRLVVRDAPKAIEFYVSSLGAEEVDRYTEPSGKVVHCELRIGDDVFSLTEEDVDHSPSPLAIGGSGLLLRLMVPDADAVGQAMEAGGAEVIVPIEARYYGPREGRLRDPFGHLWILSQAGEDLSPEEVQDRIDRGA, from the coding sequence ATGACGAAGCCACACCTGCAACCCCGCCTGGTCGTGCGCGATGCGCCCAAGGCCATCGAGTTCTACGTGAGCTCTCTCGGCGCCGAGGAGGTCGACCGCTACACCGAGCCATCCGGCAAGGTCGTGCACTGCGAACTCCGCATCGGGGACGATGTCTTCTCACTCACCGAGGAGGATGTCGACCACTCACCATCTCCCCTCGCAATCGGTGGGTCCGGCCTGCTGCTCCGGCTGATGGTGCCCGACGCCGATGCGGTTGGGCAGGCGATGGAGGCGGGCGGCGCCGAGGTGATCGTCCCCATCGAGGCCCGCTATTACGGACCCCGTGAAGGCCGGCTCCGCGACCCATTTGGGCACCTGTGGATCCTGAGCCAAGCAGGGGAGGACCTGTCTCCCGAGGAAGTCCAGGACCGCATCGACCGGGGCGCCTGA
- a CDS encoding type IV toxin-antitoxin system AbiEi family antitoxin, whose protein sequence is MHLKGVWAFVPAGEANVTDPYIDLRAWKAREPDAAFALAGEAAAWHLGYLPRNFGGTIAVWLPPNERVPHGLRSYVSLVRLSWAGEKTSEFVPNSRLLRRKGLDLTNWAAGLPAFGPEALVVQLGARPASFRVWADLVPQLDVLASDCDTDKIERLLGGQSASAWQRAAYLLHRGGRSDDAVDLLDRRPSRSMPVASFGDGATAAWSSRFSVNDHLIAPLQDQLGKA, encoded by the coding sequence TTGCATCTCAAAGGCGTGTGGGCGTTCGTGCCGGCGGGGGAGGCCAACGTCACCGACCCATACATCGATCTACGGGCTTGGAAGGCGCGCGAACCCGATGCCGCGTTCGCTCTCGCAGGAGAGGCGGCGGCTTGGCACCTTGGCTACCTCCCCCGCAACTTCGGCGGGACGATCGCGGTCTGGCTGCCGCCGAACGAGCGCGTTCCGCACGGACTGCGGAGCTACGTCTCGCTCGTACGGCTCAGCTGGGCGGGCGAAAAAACCAGCGAGTTCGTGCCCAACTCTCGTCTCCTTCGTCGCAAGGGGCTGGACCTGACCAACTGGGCCGCTGGGCTCCCGGCCTTCGGTCCTGAAGCGCTGGTGGTCCAGTTGGGTGCCAGGCCCGCGTCGTTTCGGGTCTGGGCCGACCTGGTTCCCCAACTCGATGTCTTGGCATCGGACTGTGACACCGACAAGATCGAGCGCCTGCTCGGCGGTCAGTCAGCCTCCGCATGGCAACGTGCCGCGTACCTTCTGCACCGCGGAGGCAGAAGCGACGACGCTGTTGATCTACTCGACCGGCGTCCAAGCAGGTCGATGCCGGTAGCGTCCTTTGGCGACGGCGCTACCGCAGCATGGTCATCACGATTCAGCGTCAATGATCACCTGATCGCACCGTTGCAAGATCAACTGGGGAAGGCGTGA
- a CDS encoding winged helix-turn-helix transcriptional regulator yields MAAPAHSPGRRPPGRMRRNAASGLAPGSVRLPGLDAALRRVGDRWTPLVLVELAADDATFGELSERLDGIAPNVLTKRLRSLEADGLITSEPYQQRPLRVRYRLSDTGRQLGSVWSAMGAWGSTHLVDGGDGAAAPSHGVCGSDLELRWYCPTCDEVVGADHDEAVHL; encoded by the coding sequence ATGGCAGCCCCCGCACATTCGCCAGGTCGCCGGCCGCCGGGGCGAATGCGCCGCAACGCTGCAAGCGGCCTGGCGCCAGGTTCCGTCCGGCTACCGGGCTTGGATGCGGCGCTGCGGCGGGTTGGGGACCGCTGGACACCACTGGTGCTCGTGGAGTTGGCCGCTGACGACGCCACCTTCGGCGAGCTGTCCGAGCGGTTGGATGGGATCGCTCCGAACGTGCTCACCAAGCGGTTGCGGTCGCTGGAAGCCGACGGCCTCATCACCTCCGAGCCCTACCAGCAGCGGCCGCTTCGGGTGCGCTACCGGCTGAGCGACACCGGCCGACAGCTCGGTTCGGTGTGGTCGGCCATGGGGGCGTGGGGTTCGACGCACCTGGTCGATGGAGGCGACGGCGCCGCGGCGCCGTCGCACGGAGTCTGCGGGTCCGACCTGGAACTCCGTTGGTATTGCCCCACCTGCGACGAGGTGGTCGGCGCCGACCACGATGAGGCCGTCCATCTGTGA
- a CDS encoding PIN domain-containing protein: MTGEAPEVVGPTRIVLGDANVLYSRVLRDYLVYAADEGAISIRWSRAILIEVVKHLQVNNSTFDDKRAELLIRLLNDAYPEPEVEPTAQARRKVKGLVMPDDDDRHVLVAAVAAHADILCTDNVKDFSPEAMASVGIGQPRHPIR; this comes from the coding sequence GTGACTGGCGAGGCCCCGGAGGTTGTCGGCCCTACAAGGATCGTCCTCGGCGATGCCAACGTCCTCTACTCCCGCGTGCTCCGGGACTACCTCGTCTACGCCGCAGACGAGGGTGCCATCTCGATCAGGTGGAGCAGGGCGATCCTCATCGAGGTTGTGAAGCACTTGCAGGTCAACAACTCAACGTTCGACGACAAGCGGGCCGAGCTGCTCATCCGGCTCCTCAACGATGCCTACCCAGAGCCTGAGGTCGAGCCAACGGCACAGGCTCGACGCAAAGTGAAGGGGCTCGTCATGCCCGATGACGACGATCGCCACGTTCTTGTGGCAGCGGTGGCCGCGCACGCGGACATCCTGTGCACCGACAACGTCAAGGACTTCTCACCCGAGGCGATGGCGTCGGTGGGGATCGGGCAGCCCAGGCACCCGATCAGATGA
- a CDS encoding AbrB/MazE/SpoVT family DNA-binding domain-containing protein, translating to MARTTLRAKGQITLPEEIRSSARLEEGDLLDAELTEDGILLRPQKVIDATQAWFWSPEWQAGEREADLDRAAGRSERFESAEEFLDALSARAKPSGTAATS from the coding sequence ATGGCGCGAACCACGTTGCGGGCAAAGGGTCAGATCACTTTGCCGGAGGAGATCCGGAGTTCGGCACGTCTTGAGGAAGGCGACCTCCTTGATGCTGAGCTGACCGAAGATGGCATTTTGCTGCGGCCGCAGAAGGTCATCGATGCCACGCAAGCGTGGTTCTGGTCGCCGGAATGGCAGGCTGGCGAGCGCGAGGCCGACCTTGATCGTGCCGCTGGTAGGAGCGAGCGCTTTGAGTCAGCTGAGGAGTTCCTCGATGCGCTTTCGGCGAGAGCCAAGCCGTCTGGCACTGCGGCGACGAGCTAG